The Patescibacteria group bacterium genomic sequence CTATACCGCTCTTTAATGGTTATGGTTATAAAGTGGAAAGAATAGAATAAAGGGCAGACGGAGAAATTGATCTCCGTTTTTTATTTTAATATTTAACTTATATGAATTATCTCTATTATCGTTAATCGGACGCGATATTTTTGTTATTTGCAATAAAAAAGAACGTTATAATAAGCTTTGACGGTCTTGGTAAAAAATTACAGCGAGAATTTTTGAATTACTTTAGCGATATTAAAAAGGAAACCGAAAAGAAAATAAGCTAATTCAAATGCTATGACCAGAAAAAATGATATGCCAAAAATTTCAATCACTTTATTCTCTAGTGACAGAATGCGAAATTTTTTGATGAAATTATGCACCTTAATCCCATGATTGAGCCAGAGAAGATAAGTAACGTACAGGCATCCTGTGATAAAAGCTTGACAAACAATTATAATCGCGATACTACCATAAGGAACGTAATTAGTAGAAAGGACCAGAACAATGGAAAAAGGTATACCAATAATTAAAGCTTTAAACAATAACTTCACTTTATGATCTAGACTAGATAACCTAGAAAAAACATTCTTAAAGAATAATTTTGCTTCCATATCGACCTCCCTGATAAAAATTGGGTAAAGAACGCCCGAAAAAAGACTGGTTATCGTGATTGGGAAACAGTAAAGTTATTTGGCGGCACCACCTCCCTCTTCCTGATAATTTAGATTGCAAAGAACCGATTTTCAAAAAGATTAGTATAGTATTATTTCATAAAAGGCTTAAATGGGCAAGAAGGCGTAGAAAGTTCTACGCCTTTATAAAACTTAAAAAACAAGCCCTTACAATGGCTTGTTTTTTAATCCACACTTTTTACTTTTTACTTTTTTTACACCCAGGTTATGCTCGCGACTTTATCTTCGTTTTTGAAACGCATCAGGGTTACGCCTTGGGTAGAGCGAGATTGTTTGGAAATGGTGTTAATCAGCATCCGAATGACCTGACCGCGCGCGGATATCAGAATTAAGTCCTGTTCTTCTTTGCCTAAAATCTTCATCGCCACTAAATTTCCGTTTTTCGCCGTGATTTTTGCGGTTTTAATCCCTTTCCCGCCCCGCTTTTGGACTTTGTATAGATTCAAAGGCGTGCGTTTGCCATAACCTTTTTCCGTCACCACTAACACCTGAAAACCCGTAATCGCGTATTGGCGCGGGATAATTTCCATAGCAATTACAGCGTCCTCTTGTCCTAGAGTAATGCCTTTGACCCCTGCCGCGGTCCGACCCATCGGTCTAATATCCGCCTCGCGAAAACGAACAGATTGACCTCGCCGCGTCGCAAGCATCACTTCATCCGACCCGGTGGAGGCTTCCGCCCATTCCAGAACGTCGCCTTTGCGCAAACGAATCGCCACCAAGCCACTTCGGCGGACATTGGCATATTCAGAGAGTTTGGTCTTCTTCACCACTCCCTGCTCCGTCGCCATCACTAAATACTTAAATTTGTGTTCTTTGGGAATCGCGACCATCGCGGTGACTTTTTCCTCTGCCGCCACTTGGATAAAATTCACAAGGAGCTGACCCTTAGCGGCGCGGCCTGATTCCGGAATCTCGTGAGCCTTAAGCTGAAAAACGCGGCCACGATCCGTGAAAAAGTATAAATCTGAATGAGTGGTAGTTACGAAACAACAGCGCATCACATCTTCTTCCTTAACCTTTTGGCCGGCGACGCCCTTGCCTCCTCGGCTCTGCGCCCGATAAACGTCAGGCTTCATCCGCTTAACATAGCCGCCGCGCGTCAGGCTAAGAATGGTTTCCTCATCGGCAATCAAATCTTCATCGGAAAATTCGCCCACTTTTTTCTTAAAAACGCGCGTCCTGCGTTCATCGCCATATTTTTCTTTAAGCATTTTCAATTCTTCCTTGACCACGCCCCAAATCCTTTTCTCGGAAGCGAGAATGCCTTCCAATTCAGCGATGAGCGTCCGCTTTTCTTTTAATTCATCTAGAATTTTCTTCCGCTCTAAACCCGCCAAAGAAGACAAGCGCATTTCTAAAATCGCGGTCGTCTGCTCCTCTGTAAACTTAAATTTCTTCATTAAATTGCGATGCGCCAGTTCTTTGGTTTTACTCTCCCGAATGGTGGTGATCACGGCATCTAATTTATCCAAAGCCTTCTTTAAGCCTTCCAAAATATGCTCTCGCGCTTTCGCTTCCGCCAGATTAAAACGGGTGCGGCGGGTCACTACCTCCTTGCGATGGTCCAAATAACATTCTAAAATATTTTCCAAAGGTAAAACCCGCGGTTGAATACCATCCACGAGCGCGAGCATATTCACATGAAAAGTAGACTGCAGGGAGGTTAAAACAAAAAGACGATTCAAAACCTTCTGGGGGTAGGCTTCTTTTTTTAAAAAAATCACGAGCCGTATCCCTTCGCGGTCTGATTCGTCGCGGATATCGCGGATGCCTTGGATCTTTTTGTTCTTCACAAGCTCCGCGATTTTTTCAATAAGTAAGGTTTTATTTACTTGGTAGGGAAGTTCAGTAATAATAATATCAAAACCGCCCTTCTTGGTTTCTATAATCTGTGTTTTCGCGCGCATCACAATTGATCCTCGCCCCAGAGCGTATGCTTGGCGAATAGCGCTATAATCGTAAATCTGACCTCCGGTCGGAAAATCCGGCCCTTTAATATATTGCAGTAAATCCTCAACAGTGGCGCTTTCACGATGGTCAATTAAATAAGTAAGAGCGTCTACAACCTCGCCTAAATTATGCGGGGGGATATTCGTCGCCATTCCCACCGCGATCCCGATTGTTCCGTTTAAAATGAGTTCCGGAAAAAGGCCGGGCAAAACAGAGGGTTCTCTGCGCGTGCCGTCATAGTTATCCCGCCAGGGGACCGTCTCTTTATTTAAGTCGCGCATCATCTCCTCGGCAAAGGTCTGCATCCGCGCCTCGGTATAGCGCATCGCCGCCGGAGGATCGCCATCTATGGAGCCAAAATTTCCCTGGCTGTCGATTAAGGGATAGCGCATCTTGAATTGCTGCGCCAGATGCACCATAGAAGGATAAACAATCATCTCACCGTGGGGATGATAATTGCCCGAAACATCGCCGCAGATCTTGGCGCTCTTCCTAAAACGTCCGCGCGGGGAAAGCCCTAAGTCGTTCAAGGTTACCAAAATCCGCCGTTGGACCGGCTTTAAACCATCGCGCACATCAGGAAGCGCCCGATCAATAATGACGCTCATTGCGTAATCCAAATAAGATTCCTCCATTTCTTCTGTAATTTGACGCGATTTTATGTAACCAAGTTCCATAAATTTGGAATAAGGAATAAGGAATCATGAATTGAGAATAAAGAAATCTTTCCATTTTACTATTCCTGATTCATAATTCACAATTCCTAATTCCCTTCTATTCTGAACACAAAA encodes the following:
- the gyrA gene encoding DNA gyrase subunit A; this translates as MELGYIKSRQITEEMEESYLDYAMSVIIDRALPDVRDGLKPVQRRILVTLNDLGLSPRGRFRKSAKICGDVSGNYHPHGEMIVYPSMVHLAQQFKMRYPLIDSQGNFGSIDGDPPAAMRYTEARMQTFAEEMMRDLNKETVPWRDNYDGTRREPSVLPGLFPELILNGTIGIAVGMATNIPPHNLGEVVDALTYLIDHRESATVEDLLQYIKGPDFPTGGQIYDYSAIRQAYALGRGSIVMRAKTQIIETKKGGFDIIITELPYQVNKTLLIEKIAELVKNKKIQGIRDIRDESDREGIRLVIFLKKEAYPQKVLNRLFVLTSLQSTFHVNMLALVDGIQPRVLPLENILECYLDHRKEVVTRRTRFNLAEAKAREHILEGLKKALDKLDAVITTIRESKTKELAHRNLMKKFKFTEEQTTAILEMRLSSLAGLERKKILDELKEKRTLIAELEGILASEKRIWGVVKEELKMLKEKYGDERRTRVFKKKVGEFSDEDLIADEETILSLTRGGYVKRMKPDVYRAQSRGGKGVAGQKVKEEDVMRCCFVTTTHSDLYFFTDRGRVFQLKAHEIPESGRAAKGQLLVNFIQVAAEEKVTAMVAIPKEHKFKYLVMATEQGVVKKTKLSEYANVRRSGLVAIRLRKGDVLEWAEASTGSDEVMLATRRGQSVRFREADIRPMGRTAAGVKGITLGQEDAVIAMEIIPRQYAITGFQVLVVTEKGYGKRTPLNLYKVQKRGGKGIKTAKITAKNGNLVAMKILGKEEQDLILISARGQVIRMLINTISKQSRSTQGVTLMRFKNEDKVASITWV